A section of the Ammospiza caudacuta isolate bAmmCau1 chromosome 28, bAmmCau1.pri, whole genome shotgun sequence genome encodes:
- the GTPBP3 gene encoding tRNA modification GTPase GTPBP3, mitochondrial: MACGGGRGQAGAGRAAMALSGAMRAARGRCARALSSAVPPAAGTGATRGTGDTRGTGATRGTGDTIFALSSAPGRSGVAVIRASGPGSGAALRSLTGTPEPPPRVMALRRIRDPQTAESLDRGLVVWFPGPHSFTGEDCAELHVHGGPAVVSGVLRALGRLPGLRPAEPGEFTRRAFAHGKLDLTAAEGLRDLIGAETEAQRRQALRQMEGDLGRLYQRWSHALTQALAHLEAYIDFSEDDNVEEEVLTQVRVTVRALLQELRGHLRDGRRGELLREGVRAVIAGPPNVGKSSLLNLLCRRPAAIVSPTAGTTRDVLEVALDIGGYPLVLSDTAGLRQATDPVEREGVARARDRLCQADLVLAVLDATSVSPTPVALEAALAALEPPLGTPCVLVLNKADLLGGHRGSPSATGAQGQGPPATLLSCKTGEGLEALLELLTQQLAQLCGDPLLGSPSLTQSRHSRHLGACAAALERFGDLGDSGDLAVAAEQLRVARRELGRITGHVGAEDILDIIFRDFCVGK; encoded by the exons ATGGCGTGCGGTGGTGGGCGGGGCCAGGCGGGCGCGGGGAGGGCAGCGATGGCGCTGAGCGGGGCCATGAGGGCGGCgaggggcag GTGTGCGCGGGCACTGAGCTCGGCGGTGCCACCCGCGGCGGGCACAGGTGCCACCCGgggcacaggtgacaccagAGGCACAGGTGCCACCCGGGGCACAGGTGACACCATCTTCGCGCTGTCCTCGGCGCCGGGGCGCTCCGGCGTGGCCGTGATCCGGGCCAGCGGGCCGGGCAGCGGGGCCGCCCTGCGCAGCCTCACCGGGACCCCCGAGCCCCCGCCCCGGGTCATGGCCCTGCGGCGCATCCGGGATCCCCAGACCGCCGAGAGCCTGGACAGGGGGCTCGTGGTGTGGTTCCCAG GGCCGCACAGCTTCACCGGGGAGGACTGCGCCGAGCTGCACGTGCACGGGGGGCCCGCCGTGGTCAGCGGGGTGCTGCGGGCCCTGG GCCGTTTGCCGGGGCTGCGTCCGGCCGAGCCGGGCGAGTTCACCCGCCGGGCGTTTGCCCACGGCAAGCTGGACCTGACGGCGGCCGAGGGGCTGCGGGACCTCATCGGGGCCGAGACGGAGGCGCAGCGGCGCCAGGCGCTCCGGCAGATGGAGGGCGACCTGGGCCGGCTCTACCAGCGCTGGAGCCACGCCCTCACCCAG GCACTCGCCCACCTGGAGGCCTACATCGACTTCAGCGAGGATGACAACGTGGAGGAAGAGGTTCTGACCCAAG TTCGTGTCACCGTGCGggcgctgctgcaggagctccgGGGCCACCTGCGGGACGGGCGCCGGGGGGAGCTGCTGCGGGAGGGGGTCCGGGCCGTCATCGCCGGCCCCCCCAACGTGGGCAAGAGCAGCCTGCTCAACCTGCTCT GTCGGCGCCCGGCCGCCATCGTGTCCCCCACGGCGGGCACCACGCGGGACGTGCTGGAGGTGGCCCTGGACATCGGGGGGTACCCGCTGGTGCTCAGTGACACCGCGGGGCTGCGCCAGGCCACCGACCCCGTGGAGCGCGAGGGGGTGGCCCGGGCACGCGACCG gttgTGCCAGGCTGAcctggtgctggcagtgctggatgcCACCTCGGTGTCACCCACGCCGGTGGCTCTGGAGGCGGCGCTGGCAGCGCTGGAGCCGCCCCTGGGCACCCCCTGCGTGCTGGTGCTCAACAAGGCTGACCTgctgggggggcacagggggtccCCGAGTGCcactggtgcccagggacagggaccacCTGCCACCCTGCTGTCCTGCAAGACGGGTGAGGGGCTGGAggcgctgctggagctgctgacacagcagctggcacagct GTGCGGGGATCCCCTCCTAGGCTCTCCCAGCCTGActcagagcaggcacagccgCCACCTCGGGGCGTGCGCGGCGGCCCTGGAGCGCtttggggaccttggggacagcggggacctGGCGGTGGCGGCCGAGCAACTGCGGGTGGCGCGTCGGGAGCTGGGCAGGATCACCGGGCACGTGGGCGCCGAGGACATCCTGGATAtcatttttagggatttttgtgTTGGGAAGTGA
- the PLVAP gene encoding plasmalemma vesicle-associated protein isoform X1 produces MEKSSFAMAKFGLEHKEAMPKRDCGFYLKYIFLFTSLIQFLIILGLVLFMVYGNAQAGTDTHLRLLEEQVQSHYRRIVALGATNANLSRTLNATLKDRDKVQGMALKAQRELEKCNSSQASSSIPQLRELLFQQLRLKECQVITTLINNTCTAEKLQLQRQLDQASLSKRTLEGSRQQSQAELTKVTQEKDKCQQDLQSARTEGDLSRMELDVHKHRCSSLQSDVSEKILRVLDLAKQYQCKEAEKELGQIRERVEELLRRQKERDSLFVWRSSCELSVQQCRHNCSRDTQQLQQRIQGLEKLQKDGEEERKRLQADKEKVGKELEEKRKAAAAMEESLRQQLGVCMGTKMSHLDLPGSRGPGSAARSSSFPGTGAYMELLKNPATLGTMAGMQNLVELQQMLQLMEQYTATLKNASG; encoded by the exons ATGGAGAAGAGCAGCTTCGCCATGGCCAAGTTCGGGCTGGAGCACAAGGAGGCGATGCCGAAGCGCGACTGCGGCTTTTACCTcaaatacattttccttttcacctCGCTGATCCAATTCCTGATCATCCTGGGGCTCGTGCTCTTCATGGTGTACGGGAACGCCCAGGCGGGCACCGACACCCACctgaggctgctggaggagcaggtgCAGAGCCACTACCGCAGGATTGTCGCCCTGGGTGCCACCAATGCCAACCTGAGCCGCACGCTCAACGCCACCCTGAAGGACAGGGACAAGGTGCAGGGGATGGCGCTGAAGGcgcagagggagctggagaagtgCAACAGCAGCCAGGCCTCCAGCAGCATCCCGCAG CTGCGGGAGCTCCTgttccagcagctgaggctgaAAGAGTGCCAGGTGATCACCACCCTCATCAACAACACCTGCACCG ctgagaagctgcagctgcagcggCAGCTGGACCAGGCCAGCTTGTCCAAGAGAACcctggagggcagcaggcagcagagccaggccgAGCTGACCAAAGTGACCCAGGAGAAGGACaagtgccagcaggacctgcagAGTGCCAGGACCGAGGGCGACCtgagcaggatggagctggatgTGCACAAACAtcgctgcagctccctgcagagcgACGTGAGCGAGAAGATCCTGAGGGTTTTGGATCTGGCCAAGCAATACCAGTGCAAAGAGGCCgagaaggagctggggcagatCCGGGAGCGCGTGGAGGAGCTGCTGCGGCGGCAGAAGGAGCGCGACTCGCTCTTCgtgtggaggagcagctgcGAGCTGAGCGTGCAGCAGTGCCGCCACAACTGCTCCCGCGACacgcagcagctgcagcagaggatcCAGGGGCTGGAGAAGCTCCAGAAGGACGGcgaggaggagaggaagaggctGCAGGCAGACAAGGAGAAggtggggaaggagctggaggagaagaggaaggcGGCGGCGGCGATGGAGGAGTCGCTACGGCAGCAGCTCGGGGTCTGCATGGGAACCAAG ATGTCCCACCTGGACCTGCCGGGCTCGCGGGGGCCAGGCAGCGCCGCCCGCTCgagctccttccctggcacaggcgCCTACATGGAGCTCCTGAAGAACCCGGCCACGCTGGGCACCATGG caggaatgcagAACCTGGTGGAGCTCCAGCAGATGCTGCAGCTGATGGAGCAGTACACGGCCACCCTGAAAAACgccag CGGATAA
- the PLVAP gene encoding plasmalemma vesicle-associated protein isoform X2, with the protein MEKSSFAMAKFGLEHKEAMPKRDCGFYLKYIFLFTSLIQFLIILGLVLFMVYGNAQAGTDTHLRLLEEQVQSHYRRIVALGATNANLSRTLNATLKDRDKVQGMALKAQRELEKCNSSQASSSIPQLRELLFQQLRLKECQVITTLINNTCTAEKLQLQRQLDQASLSKRTLEGSRQQSQAELTKVTQEKDKCQQDLQSARTEGDLSRMELDVHKHRCSSLQSDVSEKILRVLDLAKQYQCKEAEKELGQIRERVEELLRRQKERDSLFVWRSSCELSVQQCRHNCSRDTQQLQQRIQGLEKLQKDGEEERKRLQADKEKVGKELEEKRKAAAAMEESLRQQLGVCMGTKMSHLDLPGSRGPGSAARSSSFPGTGAYMELLKNPATLGTMGMQNLVELQQMLQLMEQYTATLKNASG; encoded by the exons ATGGAGAAGAGCAGCTTCGCCATGGCCAAGTTCGGGCTGGAGCACAAGGAGGCGATGCCGAAGCGCGACTGCGGCTTTTACCTcaaatacattttccttttcacctCGCTGATCCAATTCCTGATCATCCTGGGGCTCGTGCTCTTCATGGTGTACGGGAACGCCCAGGCGGGCACCGACACCCACctgaggctgctggaggagcaggtgCAGAGCCACTACCGCAGGATTGTCGCCCTGGGTGCCACCAATGCCAACCTGAGCCGCACGCTCAACGCCACCCTGAAGGACAGGGACAAGGTGCAGGGGATGGCGCTGAAGGcgcagagggagctggagaagtgCAACAGCAGCCAGGCCTCCAGCAGCATCCCGCAG CTGCGGGAGCTCCTgttccagcagctgaggctgaAAGAGTGCCAGGTGATCACCACCCTCATCAACAACACCTGCACCG ctgagaagctgcagctgcagcggCAGCTGGACCAGGCCAGCTTGTCCAAGAGAACcctggagggcagcaggcagcagagccaggccgAGCTGACCAAAGTGACCCAGGAGAAGGACaagtgccagcaggacctgcagAGTGCCAGGACCGAGGGCGACCtgagcaggatggagctggatgTGCACAAACAtcgctgcagctccctgcagagcgACGTGAGCGAGAAGATCCTGAGGGTTTTGGATCTGGCCAAGCAATACCAGTGCAAAGAGGCCgagaaggagctggggcagatCCGGGAGCGCGTGGAGGAGCTGCTGCGGCGGCAGAAGGAGCGCGACTCGCTCTTCgtgtggaggagcagctgcGAGCTGAGCGTGCAGCAGTGCCGCCACAACTGCTCCCGCGACacgcagcagctgcagcagaggatcCAGGGGCTGGAGAAGCTCCAGAAGGACGGcgaggaggagaggaagaggctGCAGGCAGACAAGGAGAAggtggggaaggagctggaggagaagaggaaggcGGCGGCGGCGATGGAGGAGTCGCTACGGCAGCAGCTCGGGGTCTGCATGGGAACCAAG ATGTCCCACCTGGACCTGCCGGGCTCGCGGGGGCCAGGCAGCGCCGCCCGCTCgagctccttccctggcacaggcgCCTACATGGAGCTCCTGAAGAACCCGGCCACGCTGGGCACCATGG gaatgcagAACCTGGTGGAGCTCCAGCAGATGCTGCAGCTGATGGAGCAGTACACGGCCACCCTGAAAAACgccag CGGATAA
- the BABAM1 gene encoding BRISC and BRCA1-A complex member 1 isoform X2: MDTSEPGSAAEDEEEKVPDVRPRTRSNPEGAEDRAPSGPGSVGSRGEAPGNRGEAPGNRSEGEGEAASAGHSPPGQPGTAWHGPGSHGQHGEVTVRTPRVNCPEKVIICLDLAEEMAVPKLESFNGCRSNALTVAQKMIEMFVRTKHKIDKSHEFALVVVNNDATWLSGFTSDPREVCSCLYDLDTVVCQSFNLDGLFNLIQQKVELPVTDNVQTIPPPFVVRTILVFGRPRCQPHFCGGEHVKLLQCPYFFFDVVYIHNGVDEKEDESSWKDMFGFFGSLDTKGTNYKYEVALAGPALELHNCMAKLLAHPLQRPCQSHAHYGLLDGGDSPEGEAAS, from the exons ATGGACACGTCGGagccgggcagcgccgccgaggatgaggaggagaaggtTCCAGATGTTCGGCCCCGCACCCGCTCCAACCCCGAGGGCGCCGAGGACCGAGCCCCGAGCGGGCCGGGCAGCGTGGGCAGCCGGGGAGAGGCCCCGGGGAACCGGGGAGAGGCCCCGGGGAACCGCAGCGAGGGCGAGGGGGAGGCGGCCAGCGCCGGGCACAGCCCCCCCGGGCAGCCTGGCACGGCTTGGCACGGCCCGGGCAGTCACGGGCAGCACGGCGAGGTGACCGTCAGAACCCCGCGGGTCAACTGCCCCGAGAAGGTG ATCATCTGCCTGGACCTGGCCGAGGAGATGGCAGTGCCCAAACTGGAGTCCTTCAATGG GTGCCGCAGCAACGCCCTGACGGTGGCCCAGAAGATGATCGAGATGTTCGTCAGGACCAAACACAAAATCGACAAAAGCCACGAGTTCGCCCTCGTGGTGGTGAACAATGATGCCACCTGG CTCTCGGGGTTCACGTCAGACCCGCGTGAGGTTTGCAGCTGCCTCTACGACCTGGACACCGTCGTGTGCCAGTCCTTCA ATCTGGATGGGCTCTTCAACCTCAT ccagcaGAAGGTGGAGCTGCCAGTGACCGACAACGTCCAGACCATCCCCCCGCCCTTCGTGGTCAGAACCATCCTGGTGTTCGGGCGCCCGCGCTGCCAGCCCCACTTCTGTGGGGGCGAGCACGTCAAG ctgctgcagtgcccctATTTCTTCTTCGACGTTGTTTACATCCACAACGGGGTGGATGAAAAGGAAGACGAGAGCAGCTGGAAG GACATGTTCGGGTTTTTCGGCAGCCTGGACACCAAAGGCACCAACTACAAGTACGAAGTGGCCCTGGCGGGGCCGGCGCTGGAGCTGCACAACTGCATGGCCAAGCTGCTGGCGCATCCCCTGCAGCGGCCGTGCCAGAGCCACGCGCACTACGGGCTGCTGGACGGGGGGGACAGCCCCGAGGGGGAGGCCGCCAGCTGA
- the BABAM1 gene encoding BRISC and BRCA1-A complex member 1 isoform X1 has translation MDTSEPGSAAEDEEEKVPDVRPRTRSNPEGAEDRAPSGPGSVGSRGEAPGNRGEAPGNRSEGEGEAASAGHSPPGQPGTAWHGPGSHGQHGEVTVRTPRVNCPEKVIICLDLAEEMAVPKLESFNGCRSNALTVAQKMIEMFVRTKHKIDKSHEFALVVVNNDATWLSGFTSDPREVCSCLYDLDTVVCQSFNLDGLFNLIQQKVELPVTDNVQTIPPPFVVRTILVFGRPRCQPHFCGGEHVKKLLQCPYFFFDVVYIHNGVDEKEDESSWKDMFGFFGSLDTKGTNYKYEVALAGPALELHNCMAKLLAHPLQRPCQSHAHYGLLDGGDSPEGEAAS, from the exons ATGGACACGTCGGagccgggcagcgccgccgaggatgaggaggagaaggtTCCAGATGTTCGGCCCCGCACCCGCTCCAACCCCGAGGGCGCCGAGGACCGAGCCCCGAGCGGGCCGGGCAGCGTGGGCAGCCGGGGAGAGGCCCCGGGGAACCGGGGAGAGGCCCCGGGGAACCGCAGCGAGGGCGAGGGGGAGGCGGCCAGCGCCGGGCACAGCCCCCCCGGGCAGCCTGGCACGGCTTGGCACGGCCCGGGCAGTCACGGGCAGCACGGCGAGGTGACCGTCAGAACCCCGCGGGTCAACTGCCCCGAGAAGGTG ATCATCTGCCTGGACCTGGCCGAGGAGATGGCAGTGCCCAAACTGGAGTCCTTCAATGG GTGCCGCAGCAACGCCCTGACGGTGGCCCAGAAGATGATCGAGATGTTCGTCAGGACCAAACACAAAATCGACAAAAGCCACGAGTTCGCCCTCGTGGTGGTGAACAATGATGCCACCTGG CTCTCGGGGTTCACGTCAGACCCGCGTGAGGTTTGCAGCTGCCTCTACGACCTGGACACCGTCGTGTGCCAGTCCTTCA ATCTGGATGGGCTCTTCAACCTCAT ccagcaGAAGGTGGAGCTGCCAGTGACCGACAACGTCCAGACCATCCCCCCGCCCTTCGTGGTCAGAACCATCCTGGTGTTCGGGCGCCCGCGCTGCCAGCCCCACTTCTGTGGGGGCGAGCACGTCAAG aagctgctgcagtgcccctATTTCTTCTTCGACGTTGTTTACATCCACAACGGGGTGGATGAAAAGGAAGACGAGAGCAGCTGGAAG GACATGTTCGGGTTTTTCGGCAGCCTGGACACCAAAGGCACCAACTACAAGTACGAAGTGGCCCTGGCGGGGCCGGCGCTGGAGCTGCACAACTGCATGGCCAAGCTGCTGGCGCATCCCCTGCAGCGGCCGTGCCAGAGCCACGCGCACTACGGGCTGCTGGACGGGGGGGACAGCCCCGAGGGGGAGGCCGCCAGCTGA
- the USHBP1 gene encoding harmonin-binding protein USHBP1 produces MEEESPVGATRPAPGAERGTGTPTGTPARPSRQEEEEDAEEEDEEDEEDVAGDIEDIPLLAGAAPRQQRRQQRPAREDEDGWEATATVPTVAAASPDARSPDLFERLQHAVSSLERAAFCRRRQPPAWPPPAPAWHRALQVSLATPAVPSAARRAAAGPGLPAEVAAAAARNASLRTALGQRDEELGQATAALRALRGDRERLQGKVRDLREALARLEEPGGSGSDTPGVGDIPGTSDTPGVGDTPGTGDASGTGDAPRVGDTPGVDDTPGPSSPPGHRPHAPLSPQPSAGPGREQEERLPQLQGMLARLQEVNRELLAALGECKGEAERLSMELGRLEARCSGLRLALSCSQRCGGAYVALLDLLRAKVAPEGGTRGGTAAEPSPGHEPGPGPATPEQSLDCAPGPGLATPEPSGPAEPDSREHPADSPGAHRPRGMEEGALRELIRRLRAEQAAVEGSLLDAAEPSEPPPERDPRGRAERALREARALLPGWRRPEKEELLQELAVLKEALAELRTRLQLAQKEKRALELLLAAHGPREAALRLLLRERERHREQHREWDGRDGASGSSSGSSSGSSSEEEARKGRGAAMAPGNPPDPERTREELLRIRARTEQLRGRARELALALERGSAASRAQQGHSATVTLELLQAHSSLALAYRGARRKQAEQLRRLQARAAALQGQHGRRERALARTLRELQRGGETCI; encoded by the exons ATGGAGGAG gagagcccGGTAGGTGCCACCCGCCCTGCCCCCGGCGCTGAACGGGGCACGGGCACCCCCACGGGcaccccggcccggccctcgcgccaggaagaggaggaggatgcggaggaggaggatgaggaggatgaggaggacgTGGCCGGGGACATCGAGGACATCCCGCTGCTGGCAGGGGCGGCCCCGCGACAGCAGCGGCGACAGCAGCGCCCCGCCAG GGAGGATGAGGACGGCTGGGAGGCCACcgccactgtccccactgtcgCCGCTGCCAGCCCGGACG CGCGCAGCCCGGATCTCTTCGAGCGCCTGCAGCACGCCGTGAGCTCCCTGGAGCGCGCCGCCTTCTGCCGCCGCCGGCAGCCCCCGGCGTGGCCGCCGCCTGCCCCGGCCTGGCACCGGGCACTCCAGGTGAGCCTCGCCACGCCCGCGGTGCCCTCGGCGGCACGGCGG gcggcggcgggaccGGGGCTACCGGCGgaggtggcggcggcggcggcgaggaACGCGAGCCTGCGGACAGCCCTGGGCCAGCGGGACGAGGAGCTGGGCCAGGCCACGGCCGCCCTGCGGGCGCTGCGGGGCGACCGGGAGCGCCTGCAGGGCAAG GTGCGAGACCTGCGGGAGgctctggccaggctggaggagccgGGAGGGTCTGGCAGTGACACCCCTGGCGTCGGTGACATCCCCGGGACCAGTGACACCCCTGGCGTCGGTGACACCCCCGGGACAGGCGACGCCTCTGGGACTGGCGACGCCCCCAGAGTCGGTGACACTCCCGGGGTCGATGACACCCCCGGGCCCAGCAGCCCCCCGGGGCACCGG ccccacgccccgctgtccccccagccctcggcggggccgggccgggagcagGAGGAGCGGCTGCCGCAGCTACAGGG GATGCTGGCGCGGCTGCAGGAGGTGAACCGGGAGCTGCTGGCGGCGCTGGGCGAGTGCAAGGGCGAGGCGGAGCGGCTGAGCATGGAGCTGGGGCGGCTGGAGGCGCGCTGCAGCGGGCTGCggctggcactgagctgcag CCAGCGCTGTGGGGGCGCCTACGTCGCCCTCCTGGACCTGTTGCGGGCAAAGGTGGCACCGGAGGGTGGCACCCGTGGGG GAACCGCGGCGGAACCGAGCCCGGGCCACGAACCGGGACCTGGCCCCGCCACACCGGAACAGAGCCTGGACTGCGCACCCGGACCTGGCCTCGCCACACCGGAGCCGTCGGGGCCAGCGGAGCCAGACAGCCGTGAGCACCCCGCGGACAGCCCCGGGGCTCACAG GCCCCGGGGGATGGAGGAAGGAGCGCTGCGGGAGCTCATCCGGCGGCTCCGCGCCGAGCAGGCGGCGGTGGAGGGGTCCCTGCTGGACGCCGCCGAGCCCTCGGAGCCTCCCCCGGAGCGCGacccccggggccgggcggagCGGGCGCTGCGGGAAGCGCGGGCGCTGCTGCCCGGCTGGAGGCGGCCGGagaaggaggagctgctgcaggagctggcggTGCTCAAG GAGGCGCTGGCGGAGCTGCGGACGCGGCTGCAGCTGGCTCAGAAGGAGAAGcgagccctggagctgctgctggccgcGCACGGGCCCCGCGAGGCCGCGCTGCGCCTCCTGCTGCGGGAAcgggagcggcaccgggagcAGCACCGGGAATGGGACGGGCGGGACGGAGCCTCCGGCAGCAGCTCCGGCAGCAGCTCCGGCAGCAGCTCCGAGGAG GAGGCGCGGAAGGGGCGGGGGGCAGCGATGGCCCCGGGAAACCCCCCGGACCCCGAGAGAACGAGGGAGGAACTGCTCCGGATCCGGGCCAG gaCGGAGCAGCTGCGTGGCCGTGCCCGGGAGCTGGCGCTGGCCCTGGAgcggggcagcgctgccagccgtgcccagcagggacacagtgcCACCGTCACCCTGGAGCTCCTCCAGGCGCACAG CTCGCTGGCCCTGGCGTACCGTGGGGCGCGGCGCAAGCAGGCGGAGCAGCTGCGGCGGCTGCaggcgcgggcggcggcgctgcAGGGCCAGCACGGCCGCAGGGAGCGAGCCCTGGCCCGGACACTGCGGGAGCTGCAGCGAGGAGGCGAGACCTGCATCTAG